A single region of the Lactobacillus isalae genome encodes:
- a CDS encoding DUF1129 domain-containing protein, producing the protein MDPKDQNKSENTEATKNSTVGNTKQEKLKKAHEQNSREEEIKKMPPKELRKKLSNKNQDYVFRLEKFLIEDQNYTMDQVEPAIDQILPEIIVAQRKGIPASNLYQKAPREKAIEIANPKKEAPKSKFWMHAVDNGLLYFAIFAGFFGLVQLFSQNPKQSGVQQQLGIFTMIVVTVLFGILMAYYSDLMTRDKEHRPSVWKMILIGAILVVIMMVVINLTALPAFRVINPVLNPWVYIVLAVIAFFGRRWFRQKYHVVDPLQVRRENDIAARRRNRRS; encoded by the coding sequence ATGGATCCAAAAGATCAAAATAAAAGTGAGAATACTGAAGCTACTAAAAACTCAACAGTAGGTAATACAAAACAAGAAAAGTTAAAAAAGGCGCATGAACAAAATTCTCGTGAAGAAGAAATCAAAAAAATGCCGCCAAAAGAATTACGAAAGAAATTAAGTAATAAGAATCAAGATTACGTCTTTCGTTTAGAAAAATTTTTGATAGAAGATCAAAATTACACCATGGATCAAGTAGAACCTGCAATTGATCAAATTTTGCCAGAAATTATTGTTGCGCAGCGTAAGGGAATTCCTGCATCTAACTTGTACCAAAAAGCTCCAAGAGAAAAAGCAATTGAAATTGCTAATCCTAAAAAAGAAGCACCAAAAAGCAAGTTTTGGATGCATGCAGTAGATAATGGATTACTTTACTTTGCAATTTTTGCAGGATTCTTTGGCTTAGTACAATTATTTAGCCAAAATCCAAAGCAATCAGGCGTACAACAACAATTAGGTATTTTTACAATGATTGTTGTTACTGTTTTGTTTGGTATTCTAATGGCTTACTACAGCGACTTAATGACTAGAGATAAAGAACATCGCCCATCTGTCTGGAAAATGATTTTAATTGGGGCTATTCTAGTAGTTATAATGATGGTAGTAATCAATCTTACTGCACTTCCTGCTTTTAGAGTGATTAACCCAGTCCTTAACCCTTGGGTTTACATTGTGTTAGCTGTTATTGCATTCTTTGGACGGAGATGGTTCCGTCAAAAGTATCACGTAGTTGATCCGTTACAAGTTAGACGTGAAAATGATATTGCAGCACGTAGAAGAAATCGCAGAAGTTAA